In Oncorhynchus keta strain PuntledgeMale-10-30-2019 chromosome 19, Oket_V2, whole genome shotgun sequence, a single genomic region encodes these proteins:
- the LOC118398570 gene encoding failed axon connections homolog: protein MYWRVGFAWTRSFVVDLGRNQSFSFGLCGSNEQLSLYGYIIAYPLQDYGGIMPLLGSDSWWRKTLYLTGGALLAAAAYLLHELLAIRKEQELNSKDTIILHQFSRPKCGVPSLSPFCLKIETYLRMVDLPYQNYFDGKLSPQGKMPWIEYNQEQVSGTEFIIDFLEEKLGVSLNKNLSPPEKAVSQAVTKMVEEHFYWTIAYCQWVDNLEETQKMLAVSGPLSDLLKWILSRLTGSIVKREMYGHGIGRFTREEVYALMEKDMRTLATLLGDKKYLMGPKLSMVDATVFSHLAPAMWTLPGTRPEQLIKGELINLAIYCERIRRRFWPEWFVDLEDFCYDDTTEDDDSPSKLQDLGLYSRTDTFQDEASPPHTHTISPGSDLTGHSLCDSDMDTECSEMEQLKC, encoded by the exons ATGTACTGGCGCGTCGGGTTCGCCTGGACGCGATCGTTTGTGGTTGATCTTGGACGGAACCAGAGCTTCTCCTTCGGCTTGTGCGGCTCCAATGAGCAGCTCTCGTTGTATGGGTACATCATCGCCTACCCTCTGCAGGACTACGGCGGGATCATGCCGCTCCTTGGGTCAGACTCGTGGTGGCGGAAAACGCTCTATCTGACCGGGGGCGCTCTGCTTGCCGCCGCTGCCTATCTACTGCACGAGCTGCTCGCCATCAG GAAAGAACAGGAGCTGAACTCTAAAGATACCATCATCCTCCACCAGTTCTCCAGGCCAAAGTGTGgtgtcccatctctctcccccttctgccTCAAGATAGAGACCTACCTGCGCATGGTGGACCTGCcctaccag AACTACTTTGATGGGAAGCTGTCTCCCCAGGGGAAGATGCCATGGATAGAGTACAACCAGGAGCAGGTGTCTGGTACAGAGTTTATCATCGACTTCCTGGAGGAGAAGCTGGGCGTGAGCCTCAACAAGAACCTCAGTCCCCCGGAGAAGGCTGTGTCCCAGGCTGTCACCAAGATGGTGGAGGAACACTTCTACTG GACCATAGCGTACTGTCAGTGGGTGGACAACCTGGAGGAGACCCAGAAGATGCTGGCAGTGAGTGGGCCACTGAGTGACCTACTCAAGTGGATCCTGAGTCGCCTGACTGGCAGCATCGTGAAGAGGGAGATGTACGGTCACGGGATTGGACGATTCACCAGGGAGGAGGTCTACGCTCTAATGGAGAAGGACATGCGGACGCTGGCCACCCTACTTG GTGATAAGAAGTACCTGATGGGTCCTAAGCTGTCTATGGTGGATGCCACTGTGTTCAGCCATCTAGCCCCTGCCATGTGGACCCTGCCGGGCACAAGGCCAGAGCAACTCATCAAAG GCGAGCTGATTAACCTGGCCATTTACTGTGAGAGGATCCGCCGGCGCTTCTGGCCCGAGTGGTTCGTTGATCTGGAGGATTTCTGTTACGATGACACCACAGAGGACGACGACTCCCCGTCCAAACTCCAGGACCTGGGGCTCTACTCCCGTACAGACACCTTCCAGGACGAGGCCAgccctcctcacacacacacaatctcaccAGGCAGTGACCTCACGGGCCACTCGCTCTGCGACTCGGACATGGACACAGAGTGCTCTGAGATGGAGCAGCTCAAGTGTTGA